acacacatacacacacacacacacacacacacacgcacacacgcaccacacacacacacacacacacacacacacacacacatacacatacacacacacacacacataccacacacacacacacacatacacacacacacacacacacacacacacacacacatacacatacacacacacacatacacacacacacacatacacacacacacacacacacacatacacatacacacacacacacacacacacacacacacacacatacacatacacacacacacacatacacacacacacacacacacacacacacaacacatacacacacacacactacacacacacacacacacacacacacatacacacacacacacacacacacgcacacatacacacacacacacacacgcacacatacacacacacacacacacacacacacacacacacacacacacatacacacacacacacactcacacatacacacacacacacgcacacatacacacacacacacacacacacacatacacacacacacacacacacacacacacacatacacacacacacacgcacacatacacacacacacacacgcacacatacacacacacacacacacacacacatacacacacacacacacacacacacacacacaaacacacacacacatacacatacacacacacacacacacaccacacgcacacacacacacacacacacacacacacatacacacacacacacacacacacacacacacacatacacatacacacacacacacatacacacacacacatacacacacacacacacacacacacacatacacacacacacacgcacacatacacacacacacacacgcacacatacacacacacacacacacacacacacacacacacacacacacacacacacacatacacacacacacacacacacgcacacatacacacacacacacacgcacacatacacacacacacacacacacacacacatacacacacacacacacacacacacacaacacacacacacacaaacacacacacacacacacatacacacacacacacacacacacacacacaaacacacacacacacacacacaaacacacacacacaaacacacacacacatacacatacacacacacacacacacacacacacacacacaaacacacacacacacacacacacacacacacacacacacacacacacacaacacacacacacacacacacacacacaaacacacatacacatacacacacacacacacacacatacacacacacatacacacacacacacacacacacacacacacacacacacaccacacacacacacacgcaaacacacacacacgcacagcacacacacacacacacacacacacacacacacacacacacacacacacacacacacacacacacacacacaaacacacacatacacatacacacacacacatacacatacacacacacacacacacacacacaacatacacacacacgtacacacacacacacacacacacacacaaacacacacacacacacacacacgcaaacacacacacacgcacgcacacacacacacacacacacacacacacacacttgcttatTCCTTTGTGCTTGTCTCTGTTCACCACAGGCTACATGCTGTTTTTAAATTTTTACTAATCTACTACGAAAACcatgagggtttttttttccttcattcTCACTTGGcaagtgcaaacacacacacacacacacacacacacacacacatgaatgaaGATGACACATTAGAGGAAACAGGATTTTTATTCATAACATTTACACAAAATGCACTTTCTTTTAAATGAAAGTCTGCTGTGAGCGACTTCATAAGGGATTGTATGTTCATCTTGGCAACAACATGCAGGCACTTCACTCCCAGTGTGCTGTGTAACGTCCCTGGGTAAATGGGTGTTCATGGCTTCCTATAATGCTTCGGGCCTGGCTCTTAACTCAGGAGTCGGAAAAAGAGAAGTGGTTCAGGGACAGGTGTTTGTGGGTAATGAAGAGACGAatagacagaatgagagagagagagagagagagagagagaaagagagagagagagaaaaagagagagaggggggagagggagagagagagggagatctgAATTATTGCCAGTGCTGGCTGCCTGTAGGGATATGACATGAGGACTGTGTTCAGTGGCAGGATTGTTACAGCAGATACCCGAGTAAGCAGCGCCGTgagcttcctcctcttcctccactccctcctcttcctccacaccctCCTCTTCTTCCACACATCTGCCCCTGCCTTTTTCCTCTTTCTTCCTCATGGGTGTTGACGCTATTGCAATGGAGCTGAATTAtttaactaataacacacacacacttcttctccctctcccctctctctctctctctctctcacacacacacacacacacacacacacacacacacacacacacacacacacacacacacttcttctccctccctctctctctctctctctctctctctctcacacacacacacacacacaaacacattcccaTTACTCTGTGTCAGATTTATTCTACGCTTGATGCATGGGGTGTGAgcgaggggggtgtgtgttcagtcagGAGAAAGGGATGGAGCAGTAAAAGATAAGATCATGGCTCCTGGGGGACTTGTTTGGTCCTGCTCTCTATCAATCAAACGCTCTTCACCAACGCCAAGGTCAGCTTTAATGAGGATGCTTCAGTTTCCTAGTAGAAAGTGTCGCCCCAAccatattttacacacacaaagatgcagTGTTCTCACATGTATAatgcagtgcacacacacacacacgtgcacacacacacacacacacgtgcacacacacacacacacacgcacacacacacacacacacacacacacaaactttacATTCACATGCATAATGCAATACacagtgcacacatgcacacacagactgaaATGGAAAGTTTATACACCGAGTGTTTTACAAATGCATTTTCTATAACTATTAATTTGCTGCCTGATGTAGTACGTTTGAAACAGTAAAATGAGAGGCATGTGTCTGGCTTCTACGTAGCGACTGCATCCCTGTAGTTGCTAAAACCCAGAAGCTTTTGTTTCAGCCGTAACAGATAGACACTTTCCCACCATTTCATCAGGCACTTTCAGAGTTCACAATCTTAGGCCCAAACAAGCGATCACAAAGGTATGAATAGAGGCTTCCTGCAGCCGAACGCCCTCCCCAGCCACACCCCTCAGTTTGAATTCTCAGTCTTTGGACTGTAGATGAGAGATTTCTCAGCTGCCTCCGCGTCCAAGCTCGTCGGGACGCTCATCAAGCAATCACTGAGACATGTGGTGTGTACTAATGATGCAATAAAACTAACAGCGGGGGTCAGAGTGGAGATCGGCATCTTACCAAAGATTATAATTGAGACACACTGCAAGCTCATATTACTCAGGTATTACTCAGCAGTGGTGTGGATACATGtgcagacggggggggggggtgaatgggTGAAAGGACAAAAGAGTAAAACTGGACCCGTGTGAAGGTGTTTCCTCTGTCCCactccagcacctccacccccatctccgAGCTGATGGAGTACAGGTTTGCCCAGAAATGGTTGGAGGAGCAGCAGGCCAAGGACAGAGTCCTGCTGGAACGTCGTCAGAAAGAAGGTGAGCTCGTGTACTGAGACAGCGCGAGCTTTCTTcaggacacacctacacacatgcaGTCATACATGTATGCCTTATTTATTTGTCTGtttgtgaggtgtagaggagcaCCCACTCCTTAACAGTGTCTATAGACTACCAGCTGTTCAGGCAACTCTGTGTTCTCAGAGGTCAGCTGACACAGGGTAGTGACTCATCTCATCTTTTTTCCAGTGGCCTCTACATactgtttgtgagtgtgtgtgtatgtatgtatatatatgtatatacatatatatatacatatatatatatagagagagagagagagagagaaagagagagagagagagaaagagagagagagagagagagaaagagagagagagagagagagagagagagagagagagagagagagagagagaaagagagagagagagagagagagagagagtcagaattGCAACACCAGTGTAAACAGGATGTTTTGGGTTTGTACCCTCATCAGCTATGTAAGCAGAATGCTCCTGCAGTTACAGCAGGTGGATGTTGTTTACATTAAAGTAGGTTTGTCTGGAAACttttgtgtacttcactgcaaTTTTGACTATTGCTACATTTTTTATTACAGTACAGTAGTTACTCACCTGGAATCCTCCTCGGATCTCTGTATATTTAGAGAGGGTGTTTATTTAATGCATCTTCATGCAGGTTCAGCTCGGGAGGATTCAGGACACCCGCACCACCCTCCTGCGGAAGAGTCGCCCGCTGGAGGACGCCCCCTCCACGTGGAAACTACCCCGCTTCCAACAGGTAGGAGCCCCAGCGGCCCCTCTTTCTGCCCCCGCTCGGTCTGCACGAGCTTCCTGCCGCCAGCAGAGCTCTGAGCAGGTGGTAAAATAACTCCCATTCACCGCTTGTTGATATCTGACAGTAAGTAAAACACTGAtgtttgtttcatttgataattGTGCCCAGTTAGGAGGGGCGTGGGATGTTGGTTTAGCTACTCGCAGTGTGTAATTCATGAGAGCGTTCATAGCAGCCTGGAATCTGAGGAGACAACAGTCATGATGAATGCATAATGAATttatgtctgcgtgtgtgtgtgttttgcaagACTGTGATGTCAGAGGAAAATCAAAAGTGGAAGCAATGATTTATTTCCAGATTCCCttaccacgcacacacacacaaacacacacacacaaacacacacacacacacacacacacacacaaacacacacaagcagtccTGCCCCACTCTACTTATCATATGCCCGGCACAAACCACCAATTAAATCAAAAGTTTTTTTTCGTTCCTCTTGGTCTTTTGACATGCAGGCTATCATCCTGACAGCATTAGCTGCCACTGAAGCTTGAATATCCTCCATTGACAATACCCAGTGCCTCTAATGATGAGGGAATCAGAGTCCTGCTGTGCCCAccgtctcactcacacacatgctaatGCACATAAACAGTGCATACATGCCTACAAACACGCAtggagccacacacacttcctccagaCCTGTACATGTGCAAATGCACATACATatgcatgcccacacacacacacacacacacacacacacacacacaccacaccacacacactctgtctcctGTCTCCCGTTCCACACCTGTATTCCTGTTTTTctccgttttttttttatacacctTCATCCAATTCTTCTCTGCGTGCATCTCCTCTGCAAATTACCCACACAACCCGTGGCTGCACGCGCTCTTCCTGCCAGTCGTGCCGTCCAGCCGCAGTCGGCCCTAATGAGTGGGAGGGGCGCTGTGTGTTGGCTGCACGCGCGCGCTAAATTCTCTCTTGTATGACAGCTGACGGTGAGGAGCGAGCGTTAACCTTATGAAAGATTTACCTCCGCTCATTATAGCCTGTCAGCTCGCGCTCCCGATGGCGCGAGGTTCGACATTTGCATCGCCGGCTCGTCTCCCGCGCGCGGCGCGTGTTCCCCTTCCAtcacgtgtttgtttgtgttgtcaTTCTTCTTCACTTTGCGCTCATTCCGCCTTTGGTGGGACGCGTGTTCCTCCTTTCTGATTCAAAAAAGTACGGAAGTGCCAAAAGTGTTTGAGAGAGGCGACAGGATTTCTTacaaaataaagtaaaaaaaaaaaaaaaaaaaaaaaaaaaaacgaaaaacaaacaaGAGAATTATATAAATAAACCACGGTGACACCAGTGAAGTTTTGGTCCGCTTTGTGCTGTTCTCCGAGATTTGATAAGGGAGGTTTTTATTCAGCGTTTGAAATATCTATCAGGCATTTGAAGCCTGTTACAAACATAAGCTATCTTTTTGGAACACATTTAACATCTGGAAAAAAAGATATGAAGCCCACCAGGCTGACATGTCTGGTGTTTTGAGCCATTTTTTAACTCCTAAATGTGTTATGCCAACAAGCATTTTCTTGTTGCCTTCTTGTCAATATCCGAGTCTGGCTGCCAGCCAAAATGCTTTAGGGAAATTAAAATGTTTGTGAGAGGCAAAAATATTTGTGAGAGGCGTTTTCTGAAACACCTTcacaatgtttttgtgtgtcaAAAATAATCACAGGCTGAATGTCATCCAAATAACTAAATTCAAGTAATTCTGCTACAATGAaatgtttgttttgcattttatgtGTTGTCAAATGTTTTATATTGGGCTGTTTGCTGCGTATATTCTGACTCAGAGCTGATGAGACTTCTTAGCCCGAGTCACCAACACCCAAACCCCCACAGCTGCAGAAGACCGGGCTGGTGGCAGTGCTCCACCTGCCATCAGCCAAGCTAATGACATCCACCACCGTCACATGTCAGACAAACAAAACGAGATCCAGCCATGCCcagcccccaacccccccccccccttcagccgCCTGCAAACAGAGTCACAAACAACGGCAGAATACAGAAAAGCACCACACAAACAAGGCGCCGAGTTTGTGTTAGCCCCTGACGCCTATAGTGTCCAATTCCCTGACACAGATTAAACCTAGTCAtggatataaatacatttttggaAAAGAATCCCTGGTGACATAGTAATTTGGTTCAAGACATATCCCTAGTGTGATACAGCAAGGTGAAATGAACAATGTAACATGTTGAATGAAGGTTGGTTGTGTGTCCTGATGGTTGTGTGTCCTGATATTTCTTTATTGTGTGTCCTGATGGTTGTGTGTCCTGATTGTAGTGTGTCCTGATGGTTGTGTGTCCTGATGGTTGTGTGTCCTGCTGGTTGTGTGTCCTGATGGTTGTGTGTCCTGATGGTTGTGTGTCCTGATTGTAGTGTGTCCTGATGGTTGTGTGTCCTGATGGTTGTGTGTCCTGATGGTTGTGTGTCCTGATGATTGTAGTGTGTCCTGATTGTAGTGTGTCCTGATGGTTGTGTGTCCTGATTGTAGTGTGTCCTGATGGTTGTGTGTCCTGATTGTAGTGTGTCCTGATTTTAGTGTGTCCTGATGGTTGTGTGTTCTGATTGTAGTGTGTCCTGATGGTTGTGTGTCCTGATTGTAGTGTGTCCTGATGGTTGTGTGTCCTGATTGTAGTGTGTCCTGATGTTTGTGTCCTGATGGTTCAGAGCACTGACTCCGATCCGTTCTGTCCTTCCACAGATTGGTCCAGCCCTGGACACCTTTCGAGATCCTGAGGCCCGAAAGCGCTCCATGGCTACACATTACTCGGACTCGGTGGCCCGAAGGGGACTGCAGGGCCAAGGGACCTACGCTGTGGACTGACAGACACAGCCCAGTGACCCCGATCATAACCCAACATTCTGTCATTCACGTCAGTCACATGTCTACCACTCATGATACACAGAGACAAAAACACTGGTATCAGATCAAGAGGAAGCGCCCATCAGTTCTGCTCGATTATTTTGACCTCAATAAATGAAATATCAGTGCGTAAATCACAGAAAATTTGGCTTATTTTTTTGCTGAATGCATTTCTTCATAGTGGGTCTTTGCTGAAGTAGTATTCATAATATTCATGGTATTCATAGTATCCAACAAGTGTAGTATTTCAAAATAATCATTTGATGTTTATTATCACCATATATAATTATCAATCTAATTATTTTACATTGTTTAAGAGTATATATAGGCTGCTGTTGTGTTTCGaatttaaatatacattttaattaCTAGCAATCacatcagtcatttgttttaataattattttatttacaacAATTAGCTAAACATTTTCTCAATAAACTGAAATCTCAAAAAATGCAagtctttattctttatttctaTCATTTATCTAtttaattgtttgtttgttttaaaaatgttacattttatcTCCAGAAAAAAGTTACATTTTGTCTGATGATGCTATGACTATTTTAAGTGTAGCTGCTATATTTATGTTAATACTGGAGACTACTGTTATAGCCTGAATAATTTTAGTTTATGTTTGATCcagtaagggggggggggggggggggggggtgtaaggcAGGATAAGGGGTGACGATCTCCTCCCAcaacacgcacccccccccccccccccccccccccacctcccataAAAAAACAATCAGCCAATACCGACGTAGCGCTCCGGACAACGGCGTAATGGGTACCTTTAAAAGCGCGAAGCTGCTCCGGAATTGGCTGTTTTTTTTAGGAACGGAGTTAGCGGAGGTTCTCGGAGTTCACCTGCTCTTCTGCGCGTACTCACTGGTCTAATTCACGAAGATCTGCGATACAAGTAGAACTTCATTGGTACAGCTCCATGGCAGTTTGTATATCGAGGGTTTCAAGGATTTGGTGTCGACAGCGCTCTGTCCATTTCAAGACCAACACATTTGGGTTTATTTGAATACTCTGTCGTGGTGTACTTTATTGTCTGGTGTGGAACACGCGTTAACCTGCACCGCCGCCGTacctgtccaaggtgctgaaccTGACCGAGGTGCTGAACCTGACCGGAGAAGGTCAAGGTTTGGGTTCCTGCGACTCATTTCTGGAGGACTCCCCATGACTTTCTTCACAAGCGCTACTTACACCAGCAGCCGGACCACGACAGTTTAGGAGAAAGTAGTTCACCGTGTTTAAAGTGgaatctttttttgtttgtttcatttttagTTTGGAAAAACAATTCTAAAAACGGTGCTTCTTCTAAGAAGAAATGGCAAGAAGGCGATAACTCGATCGTCCTGAATTAAAGGTCGATCTAGAGTTTACTGCTGGACAATGTCTAATGCACAGATGTTCGTTTGAACGCATTACTTAATCTTTCCTCGTTGTATTCATAATGGAAGTGTCAAACGGCTCAAGTTTTGGGATCGAATCTTTACTCTCGCACAGACCCGCAAGTCCGTGTATTTCAAAGGGAGAGGGTTTGTTAGGAGAATGTGGATCTCCGACTTTAAGTCCTCACTCAGACCTGGACAGCGACTGCTCGTCGGCCCCCTCACCAAGGCGAGATTCGGTCGAGCACGCGGTGCAAAGGCGTGCCCGCTCTTTAGGACTGGAGTCACCGTTACAGATATCTCAACCACGGACGGTAACCTCTTCCTTCCTAATTCGAGACATCCTAGCAGACTGCAAGCCTCTCGCCGCCTGTGCTCCGTACTCCAGCGACGGCCCGTCCGCACAGGAGGCCGAAGACTACATAGAAAAGCTTCATAGCAATTCGTCGTCGGATAGCGAATACCGGGGtaagataaaataaagatgTATTTTTCAGTGAAATAATCGAGAATTGTACAAAATCTGAAAAATCATTTCAAAATAGTCTTACGAATGTAGCTATAGCTTTTTAAATATTACAGAGTAACTTTTTgccttaaaataaaaatataggaTGTGGGTTATTAAATTCTATTAATTAGGATATCTATTAAAATAGCATAACTTTAATTTCCTGGTTACAGCAAATagataaaaatgttatattCTTAATATCTTACTCGATGAAACTTAGTTTTAGAAGAAAGCAAAGCCTAAATAGTCTAAAAGTGTCCAAAACAAATCAACGTGGCATGTACTGAATTTATTATTTAAGGACTCTACATATTGAGCATATATTTGTTATTTCGTTGATAACATTATGCAATATAAAAACAACGATCGAGTGATGATTGTAAATCATATAAAtctatttattaaaacattcgCAGGTATACAGTTGGGCTATATTCAAATATTTTTATGCCAAGTTCGATATTTATATCTTCTTAAATATAATTTTACGGTGTTCATTCGACCACACTTTTATCGCTTTTTACTAATGAAATTTCTAGGAGATTGACTACAATTTGTCCGGCTGGTAATCAGATTTGTAACCCAGGGATGTGGCTGGCTGTTGAGAGCCTTACCTACGCCTCTGTGCGGTTTCAGCGGTCTTACACGAGTGCTTCGCATCCCTTGTGGTCCAATTATGTGGATTATTGTGGCATTGTTTAAATCCGATAAGCAGGCTTTGAACTTTCACTCCTTTTCAACTCAGGACGTCTCGATAAATTTAGATATCATAAAGCGAAATTATGTGGTGCTGTACAAATTTAGGATAAATAAATCTGGTGCAGACTCTTCTATGATCCGAAGTTCTGTCCtctaaaatacatttacaatgTGAATTGTTTGTctcaaatgtattttatttatttgcagtgAAAGATGAGGCGGATCTTGAAATCTCCAGCAGTAGAGAGAGTCCTTCCTCTCGGCTGAAGAAGCCCAGGAAAGCCCGCACGGCCTTCACCGACCACCAGCTCGCCCAGCTGGAGCGCAGCTTCGAGCGGCAGAAATACCTGAGTGTGCAGGACAGAATGGAGCTGGCAGCTTCACTCAACCTCACCGACACACAGGTCAAAACGTGGTACCAAAACCGCAGGTGAGCAGGGAAATGTCACCACAGAGTTGTGTGGGCTACTAGTGGGACGACTAGTAAACTGACACGGCGCACCAGTACAAAGGCACATTGTTCAAATAGAAACTTGAAGCTGAGTAAAACGCGGAGAAATACACGCGTAACAAACATCACGTCCAAATATTTGTTTTGACATTTTTATGCCGATAGAGTCgatattaattaatataggcAGTATATTCTGCTTTTTACATTCGGGTGTTAGTAGTTTAAGACAGTTAAGGGGGTGCATTCTGAGACTTCCTCTGTATGTATAAATTTTGAAATGTAGCCTCAAACAGAAGCTTGAAATGTATAAATCCAACAGGCATCGTAGGCCAATGACTTCTCGACACATTTGggattaataataaattaatgcATGGCACATTAATAATTAAATCACCAAGCTGTAATTACATTATTGCTATAATTATGAATTATTTACCTGAAAATGACACTCTATTGAGTGACAATTTGACAGATGAATGAATGTATCGCGGAACACACGGGTTactcaaataaaaacaaaaaccgaATCATTTGTCGTTTGCTGATAGCTAAAAATAACTTATTGATAAAGGCCTGTATCAAATAAGAatggatattttttttttcttaatatTGAAATGGAAATGAACATTAATGATATTTTTGGTTCTTAGGACAAAGTGGAAGCGACAGACGGCGGTTGGACTCGAACTTCTGGCCGAAGCGGGCAACTACTCCGCTCTGCAAAGGATCTTCCCTTCGCCTTATTTTTACCCCCAAAGTCTTGTATCTAATTTGGATCCCGGAGGCGGACTGTATTTGTATAGAGGTCCAACTGCACCTCCACCGCCCCTTCAGCGGCCTCTGGTACCGCGGATTCTCCTGCATGGTGTCCAGGGAAGCGGGGAGCCGGGCCTGTCCTCGCTCTCCGGGGTCTTATCACGTCCGGCACCGCAGCGATGATCCGAACACGGACTGCTCTAAACTCCTCAGGAATGACCAGGTGCGCTCGGGTGTATCCGCCGCACAACACGCGTACGAACAGACGGCAAATGTTATTTTGCAACGCGCAAAAGAAGAATGTTAAGTGTCTGACAATTTTTTTAATGTACTGGACAAACTTGCTCAGAAGTTTGTATAATGTTCTATTTCAAAGCTCTTCTTAAGCCTTCAGACTGGCCACTGAACCCGCCGGCCACAAGCGGGTCTCTCTTGAAGGAAACGTTTTACTAATCTGATATACCAAAAGATCTTATTTCACATTTCAAAAGCGGGATCACCAGAAACTGTCAAACGAATGATTTAAAACAATTTATTAACATTCAAACAATAGAAAACCAAACTATACTGTTAACAataatactattattattattataaaatagtAATTATCATAATTCTATATTATTGAGTTCTTCATAAATGTTGTCTATGGATATTAGACAAAGGTTTGTGGAGACAGCACCATCACATGGCATTATAATTTGGTGAGtcgcacaaaaaaaaaaaccagaaagAAGAAACTGTCACAATTGTGTCGTGTTTAGTAGTTAATTGATGATTTTGTTGATGACGCCAAAATACTTTTTAAATAAAGATTGTAAATAAAGTTATATCGAAAATGATACTTGggattcatattttttttatcaccACTGATAACAAGAGCAGAAATTGGCGTGCATGGCCTTTTAGTTATTTAGTCGGACTGAATTTTTTTTTGAGAGAATGCAGATATACTGAATAATTTAATGTAACCAGGACACCTAATGAGATTTATGGCTATTTATTATTTGGTCTAACAATTACAGTATTCGCAGTATTAAAATAATAAGTATTTTAATTAGTGCCGCGTTTTCTGTTTCTCGCAGCTATTAATGATGGGGACCTAAAATGGAGACTATACACACAACCCCGCATCATGTTCACCAGTACACGCGTTTATCTACATCGGGCACTTCATGGTGGACTTCTGCCCCTATGGACATTACGGGGGGGGGGCTGAACGACACACACCAGCCACATACACGTCCCAT
The genomic region above belongs to Brachyhypopomus gauderio isolate BG-103 chromosome 3, BGAUD_0.2, whole genome shotgun sequence and contains:
- the barhl1a gene encoding barH-like homeobox 1a — its product is MEVSNGSSFGIESLLSHRPASPCISKGEGLLGECGSPTLSPHSDLDSDCSSAPSPRRDSVEHAVQRRARSLGLESPLQISQPRTVTSSFLIRDILADCKPLAACAPYSSDGPSAQEAEDYIEKLHSNSSSDSEYRVKDEADLEISSSRESPSSRLKKPRKARTAFTDHQLAQLERSFERQKYLSVQDRMELAASLNLTDTQVKTWYQNRRTKWKRQTAVGLELLAEAGNYSALQRIFPSPYFYPQSLVSNLDPGGGLYLYRGPTAPPPPLQRPLVPRILLHGVQGSGEPGLSSLSGVLSRPAPQR